A part of Vespula pensylvanica isolate Volc-1 chromosome 20, ASM1446617v1, whole genome shotgun sequence genomic DNA contains:
- the LOC122635963 gene encoding uncharacterized protein LOC122635963 encodes MSSRKICISRFAQFLLIVCCLLELSMKACNATESNVTRSILDDEDDEGESEEEITFAEFKERYRRLIPYMAFYAANNNLNVQSIIPGKNFVNVPSNDGVTSSRRSQQYQPSYSRTNVGTRNNILNNYRTNNVQNQLRKFVPSVQYDPNDINGDTDYFIPIRYNTKVNHLDYYSSSTYNPYQDQKQSHAEVTNTNTDENIQKDDRRYGRPIRPYLSTGNTREYVNRNQGLKPIQTNYPQDYVYDHVSGSSSKGKPIVDINYPSEDVESLRYIPQPVISKGTQQTINVLDTPPPPPPPPLPPPSPLLSHVPINGRQPVNVTPQRNLNFVNLNPIIESFQLTERLPETLDKNNLDNSIKTLIEILNILHKAKIEEFPQLPQPSVVTTRPIQRPSNYYQKLRTNTRPKVITESRFPAVPTSLLIPDDPDRLKPTSSYVNEVKAKVIVKPVAYTVDDFKSTPSYKDNEFRLVTPKLPVQSSYPITDENNDKKLVHFQTAYTPQDISQQNHNNKNPLEISTQHSYEITEDLSDDIIDPSRFTIPQIITETTTVSNQKQNVVEQNEISTSRPTINHPSLKYGVTRGKPNVDYPAYAVIPETEFSCKKQRYKGFFGDPSTGCQVWHYCDLNGGKSSFLCPNGTIFSQVALTCDWWFNVKCESTTQLYVLNERLYKYILPIMPKFPEDFTGPEVDRYLEIKFKEMEAKLKEKKLKKQQERKDKAKGKPIDDNNNKNRE; translated from the exons AGTTATCGATGAAAGCTTGCAACGCAACAGAATCGAACGTAACACGATCCATCTtggacgacgaagacgatgagGGTGAAAGTGAAGAGGAAATTACATTTGCtgaatttaaagaaagatatagaagacTTATACCGTACATGGCCTTTTACGCAGCTAACAATAATCTAAACGTACAATCAATAATACCTGGAAAGAATTTTGTCAACGTGCCATCGAACGACGGAGTTACGTCATCAAGAAGATCGCAACAGTATCAACCCTCTTACTCTCGAACCAACGTCGGCACCAGAAACAACATTCTAAACAATTACAGAACCAACAACGTTCAGAATCAATTGAGAAAATTTGTCCCGTCCGTCCAATACGATCCAAACGATATTAACGGCGATACAGATTATTTCATACCGATAAGATACAATACAAAGGTAAATCACCTTGATTATTATTCATCATCCACGTATAATCCGTATCAAGATCAAAAACAATCACATGCAGAAGTAACGAACACTAACACAGACGAGAACATACAAAAGGATGATCGTCGATACGGTAGACCTATTCGACCCTATCTTTCAACAGGCAATACAAGAGAATACGTTAACAGGAATCAAGGGTTGAAACCTATCCAAACGAATTACCCTCAAGATTACGTGTACGATCACGTAAGTGGTTCATCGTCAAAAGGAAAACCTAtcgttgatattaattatcctAGTGAAGACGTCGAGTCTCTTCGATATATTCCCCAGCCAGTAATATCGAAAGGTACCCAACAAACCATAAACGTTCTTgatactcctcctcctcctcctcctcctcctcttcctcctccttctcctcttctttctcatgtTCCTATTAATGGAAGACAACCGGTCAACGTTACACCACAGAggaatttaaattttgttaatttaaatCCAATAATCGAAAGTTTTCAATTAACCGAACGCCTACCCGAAACActggataaaaataatttggacAACAGTATAAAAACGCTCATTGAAATACTCAACATTCTTCACAAAGCGAAAATAGAGGAATTCCCACAATTGCCTCAACCATCCGTTGTTACTACTAGACCGATTCAAAGACCCTCTAATTATTACCAGAAATTACGTACAAATACACGACCGAAAGTAATTACGGAATCTAGGTTCCCAGCGGTCCCAACGTCTTTGTTAATACCGGATGATCCGGACCGTTTAAAACCGACATCTTCTTACGTGAACGAAGTCAAAGCTAAAGTGATTGTTAAACCTGTTGCTTACACGGTTGACGATTTCAAATCGACTCCTTCCTACAAGGACAACGAATTTCGTCTAGTTACACCTAAGTTACCCGTGCAATCGAGTTACCCTATTACGGATGAAAACAATGATAAGAAACTCGTACATTTTCAAACGGCTTATACACCCCAAGATATCTCTCAACAAAatcataacaataaaaatccATTGGAAATATCGACTCAACATTCTTACGAAATCACCGAAGATCTTAGCGACGATATAATAGATCCAAGTCGTTTTACAATACCGCAAATAATTACTGAGACAACGACGGTGTCCaatcaaaaacaaaatgtCGTCGAACAAAACGAAATTTCTACTTCTCGGCCAACCATTAATCATCCGTCCTTGAAATATGGTGTCACTCGTGGCAAACCAAACGTCGATTATCCGGCTTACGCTGTTATTCCGGAAACCGAATTCAGTTGTAAGAAGCAACGTTACAAAGGATTTTTCGGTGATCCATCGACCGGTTGtcag GTATGGCATTACTGCGACCTTAATGGCGGCAAATCGTCATTCCTGTGCCCGAACGGTACCATCTTCAGTCAGGTTGCATTGACTTGCGATTGGTGGTTCAATGTCAAGTGCGAATCTACGACTCAATTGTACGTTCTCAACGAACGTCTATACAAATATATCCTTCCGATAATGCCGAAATTCCCGGAAGACTTTACCGGTCCGGAGGTCGATCGATATTTAGAGATCAAATTCAAGGAAATGGAAGCTaagctaaaagaaaaaaaattaaagaaacaacAGGAGAGAAAGGACAAGGCCAAGGGCAAACCGATcgacgataacaataataaaaatcgtgaataa